Genomic segment of Geminocystis herdmanii PCC 6308:
ATCTTTGTAGTAGTTAATTCTCTTAATCATTAGTAACGAACCTAAAATTTTGCGGTTTTATTTTCCTAGAATTATAGTTCTGTTTTTTTTTCTGATTAAAAAATGCAATAAAACTTAACAAAGAATTAAGAATTGAACTTAGTATTGATTTTGTCAAATTTTCTGTAACAAATTATCTTATTTTAAGATGGGTTAATAGATAACTATAGCAATAGTGAACTACCCACACTGAATTAAAATTACAGTGTTGACTTCCTACCCAAAGAAACGCTTTTTAATCTTTAATGATTTGTGGACAATCCCCTTTAATTACCCCAAGTTTGGCAGGGCTGTTTCATTTTCAAATTTTTGGTTAAGAAAGAGTAATGAGTAACGAGTAATAAGTAATGAGTTTTGATAATTTACTATCATAAATTGATTATTTCAAGATTTTTTATTATTACCTAAAATCGGGGAGTAAAAAATCCCACTAATCCCCTAATAACCTCATACCCAAATATTTTTTATCAACTTACTTTGAAACAGCCCTGCCCAAGTTTGGGGGATTTAGGTGGCGAAAATTTTACAACTGATTTAAGATTGCTATATAAAAAAACTAAGAATTATTACCTTCAATCAGATTAATTTCTGCTTCCGTTAAACCATATAAATTATAAACAATTCGATCGAACAAATCATCAGTATATTAATTGTTGTTTAAGGGGTAATAAAGTATTAAGAGTTTGCTCATATTCCTTAGCTAAAAGATTTTGAAACCTTCTTTCAAACACCTTCTAACAGTAGAACTGATAATATTATTTTTTTGTAATACAATTTTACAGCCTAATACCCTATTCCCCGTAGTGAGAATATTTTAGTGTTGAGGTTCGATCGTACTACCAGCAATTTTAGCTAAATAAAAACAAAGAATAGCATTAACTAACAAGAAAATTTGGGAAGCTAAACCATAGCCAAAACCCCACACTAAGGGATTAATAAAGGCTGTAATAGTTAAACAAGATGCTACCCCTAAAGTAAGTCCGATCGAAACCCATTTTAAGATAGGATGACTTAGGAATAAGACAATTAAAATAACAGGAATCAAGGCACTGGCGAAGATAGGATTTAAGCTAGTTGTACCCATTACCACATTACCTAATTCTGGTACAGAACTACCCATTAAACGAAAAGGCCATTGAGGCAAATCGAAGATATATAATCCTTGTAGGAAAAATAAACCACTGCTTCCCGTTACCAAACCCGTTGCTAAACTGAGGTTAAAGGTAAGATAGTTACGCAAAAACCATGCTAATAAATATGAACCTAAAACCATACCTAACTTGGGTAAGAAGGTAATTGTGCCACCATCTAACCAGAAACCGGGGTTTAAGTAACCACTATTTTTGAGCCATCGTAAAAAATCTTTGGGAGTGATTTTACCTTTAAGAGCTAATTTTACCGCTTGACCTGCATCTAACTGTCCTGCGCCATAATGATTTAATGGATCATTTTCGATTTTACGAGCTGATTTGATTAAAATTTCTCTGATTTCATCGGGATTTTCTACCCCAGTGGCTTTAACTAATGCCGCCACCCCTGCAACGTGGGGAGATGCCATACTTGTACCTTGAAAACCCATAAAACTAGGTTGATTGTCGATGATGGTTTCTTGAATAATTTTACCTGTTTCACTACCGCCGGGGGCACTAATATCCACCCCTGCGCCAAAGTTAGAATAGGGGGCTTTATTACCTACGGAGTCGGTAGCAGAAACGCTGATTACTTGGGGATAACGGGCTGGAAAGGAAGCACTATTACGATTTTCGTTTCCGGCGGCGGCGATGATGACTACTCCTTTTTCATGGGCGTATTTGAGGGCATCTCGCATTAATTGGCTATCTCCTCCTCCCCCTAAACTCATATTGATAACATCGGCTTTGTTATCTGTAGCAAATTTGATGGCTTCGGCTATGTCGGCTACTGTACCGCCATTGACTCCCAAGACTTTTAATGGCATAATTTTGGCTTTATAGGCAATTCCTGCCACTCCATAACCGTTATTAGTGGATTGGGCGATCGTACCTGCCACATGAGTACCATGTCCTACATCATCATAAACATCGGTTTTATTATTAACAAAGTCGTAACCTTCTACAAATTCGGTTTGCTCTAAATCGGGTATTTTTGTTACCCCTGTATCGATGACGGCAACGGTGACACCTTCTCCTTTTGTTTCATCCCACGCTTGTTCTACATTAATACTGCGTAAATTCCATTGTTGAGTATATTGGGGATCGTTGGGAGTTTCTAAGCTATGGTAAATATAGTTAGGCTCAATATATTCTATGGATTTTTTCAGGTTCGATCGAGCTATTTTTTTGAGGGTATTTTTATCTCCTTCTACAATATAAATCCTTTCGGGTTCAGAAAAAATGCTATTGAGAATAGGAATATCTTGCACTTTGGAGGCGATCGAGCTTAAGTTTTCTTCTAAGATATTTGTGGGAATATCCTGACGAAAATTGATGATAATAGAGTTAAATTCCCCTTTGGAGGCTAATCCTTTGAAGGTAAATAAGGCAAACCCTAAACCCATTAAAAAGATACATACAAGTAATAGTTTTTTCATGATACTTACTCAAGCTCGATCGTGATTTTATTTTATTCTAGCTCGATCGAACTCCAAAAACATGAACTACCCACACTAACTTAACAGTATAGATAAAATTAAGTAATTAATTGATCTAAACAAAGAAATTATTAACCTGCAACCTGTCACCCTTTCCGATTAACCTCAACAATTCTTTTATCAAATTCAGGTAAGGTCAATTCCCTCTGATATAGTTGATAATGACAGGATATTAACTAATCAACTAGAAATGAAGAATAATTGGCTTTTTAATGAAAATGTAATTTATGTCATAAAACGGCTATTCCAAGGGCTTTTAACATTATTATTAGCATCCATATTGAGCTTTGCGATCATTCAATTAGCACCGGGAGATTATTTGGATAATCTACGACAAAATCCAACTATTTCTCAAGAGACTCTTAATGAATTACAAGTTCGTTTTGGTTTAGATAAATCTCCTTTACAGCAATATGGATTGTGGCTTAAACAAGTGGTTACTAAATTCGATTTTGGGGAAAGTTTTGTCTATTCTCGATCGGTTTCTAGTCTAATTAAAGAGCGTATTCCTGCCACTTTATTATTAGCTTTTTCTTCTCTAATTATTACATGGTCTATCGCGCTTCCTTTAGGTATTATTAGTGCTGTAAAACAAAACACTCTGCTCGATCGAATTTTAAGGGTAATGAGTTATTTTGGACAAGGATTTCCTAGTTTTATTACCGCTTTATTATTATTAGTTTTAGCTCAAAATTTAGCCCCCATTTTTCCAGTGGGAGGCATGACAAGTATTAACCATGATGAGTTATCTTTTACAGGAAAAGTTATGGACATTGGTTGGCACATGATTTTACCTACCATTGCATTAAGTATCACCAGTTTCGCAGGATTACAAAGACTAACAAGAGGGCAACTTTTAGACGTGTTAAGACAAGATTATATTCAAACAGCAAGGGCGAAAGGTTTACCTGAAAATCGGGTGTTATATGTTCATGCTTTACGCAACGCTATTAACCCCTTAATTACCTTATTAGGCTTTGAATTTGCTAGTTTATTAAGTGGTTCATTTATTGCCGAATATTTCTTTAATTGGCCCGGTTTAGGTAGGTTAATTTTACAAGCTGTTCAAGCCCAAGATTTATATTTAGTTATGGCTAGTTTGATGATGGGTGCTACTATGTTAATTATTGGCAATGTTATAGCAGATTTATTATTAAAAGTAGTTGATCCTCGTATTCAATTAGAAAATCTCGATAATTAATTGAGAATTGAGAATTGAGAATTGAGAATTGAGAATTGAGAATTGAGAATTATTGATTATTTATGAACCTAAGAGGAATTTTACATATATTTTTTATTAATTCTTGAAAATAACTCTTCCCTTTTTCTTACCCTAACCATTCTACTTAAATACAAACTAATTATGATTAAAGCAATTTTAACGGATATAGAAGGTACAACCAGTTCTATTAGTTTTGTCCATGATATTTTATTTCCCTATGCCTATGATAAAATAGCTGATTTTTTAAGCCAAAATTGGCATAATGAACAGGTTAAAAATATTGTTTTAGAAGTAGCTAATTTAGAAAATTTAACAGATTTTACTCCCTCAGAAATTACTACTATTTTAAGAGATTGGATTAAGCTCGATCGAAAAGTTACCCCATTAAAAGATTTACAAGGTATCATCTGGGAAGAAGGTTATAAAAATGGTGATTATCGATCGCATATTTATCAAGATGCCTATGAAAAATTAACTTTTTGGCACAGTCAAAATATCCCTATTTATATTTATTCATCAGGTTCGGTTTA
This window contains:
- a CDS encoding ABC transporter permease, whose amino-acid sequence is MKNNWLFNENVIYVIKRLFQGLLTLLLASILSFAIIQLAPGDYLDNLRQNPTISQETLNELQVRFGLDKSPLQQYGLWLKQVVTKFDFGESFVYSRSVSSLIKERIPATLLLAFSSLIITWSIALPLGIISAVKQNTLLDRILRVMSYFGQGFPSFITALLLLVLAQNLAPIFPVGGMTSINHDELSFTGKVMDIGWHMILPTIALSITSFAGLQRLTRGQLLDVLRQDYIQTARAKGLPENRVLYVHALRNAINPLITLLGFEFASLLSGSFIAEYFFNWPGLGRLILQAVQAQDLYLVMASLMMGATMLIIGNVIADLLLKVVDPRIQLENLDN
- the mtnC gene encoding acireductone synthase, which gives rise to MIKAILTDIEGTTSSISFVHDILFPYAYDKIADFLSQNWHNEQVKNIVLEVANLENLTDFTPSEITTILRDWIKLDRKVTPLKDLQGIIWEEGYKNGDYRSHIYQDAYEKLTFWHSQNIPIYIYSSGSVYAQKLFFSHSEYGNLLHLFSGFYDTNIGNKKESQSYQNIANSMDLNPDEIIFLSDVEAEVNSAFSVGMSTVWVIRDEGIFQEKKDTNSSHQIVNNFSLITVL
- a CDS encoding S8 family peptidase is translated as MKKLLLVCIFLMGLGFALFTFKGLASKGEFNSIIINFRQDIPTNILEENLSSIASKVQDIPILNSIFSEPERIYIVEGDKNTLKKIARSNLKKSIEYIEPNYIYHSLETPNDPQYTQQWNLRSINVEQAWDETKGEGVTVAVIDTGVTKIPDLEQTEFVEGYDFVNNKTDVYDDVGHGTHVAGTIAQSTNNGYGVAGIAYKAKIMPLKVLGVNGGTVADIAEAIKFATDNKADVINMSLGGGGDSQLMRDALKYAHEKGVVIIAAAGNENRNSASFPARYPQVISVSATDSVGNKAPYSNFGAGVDISAPGGSETGKIIQETIIDNQPSFMGFQGTSMASPHVAGVAALVKATGVENPDEIREILIKSARKIENDPLNHYGAGQLDAGQAVKLALKGKITPKDFLRWLKNSGYLNPGFWLDGGTITFLPKLGMVLGSYLLAWFLRNYLTFNLSLATGLVTGSSGLFFLQGLYIFDLPQWPFRLMGSSVPELGNVVMGTTSLNPIFASALIPVILIVLFLSHPILKWVSIGLTLGVASCLTITAFINPLVWGFGYGLASQIFLLVNAILCFYLAKIAGSTIEPQH